One genomic region from Colletotrichum lupini chromosome 7, complete sequence encodes:
- a CDS encoding RNA polymerase II mediator complex component Med8, with the protein MDKPNALGITADEFKAIEQTRQRLFQLSNSIQGLRMDVLKSNPLPPPASLQAQSQILLRNLQSLLETLTENTHVFQHLHVFPDVAYPGRVHENILLQLLRKKLEPGVEEWVERGRETTRELRGGANAAPPPSLSDGSSVGIGGGPGIAGGPVGAGNGGGEAQLEAVWRDVRAWTVERVQKYVLEEAGDVYTEDERRMGVENVRTGLRRGLEEDDEDDDDEDEESDEEGGGGGDGDVIMSGQSQKTKKPTKPTGPEPEMLFWFEARGDFDLPRNVDLLSQAGMKRGR; encoded by the exons ATGGACAAGCCGAACGCGCTCGGCATCACGGCCGATGAATTCAAGGCAATTGAGCAGACGCGCCAGCGTCTGTTCCAACTCTCCAACAGCATCCAGGGTCTGCGGATGGACGTCTTGAAGAGCAACCCGCTTCCTCCCCC AGCGTCCCTCCAAGCACAATCCCAAATCCTCCTCCGCAACCTCCAATCCCTCCTCGAGACCCTGACAGAAAACACCCACGTCTTCCAGCACCTCCACGTCTTCCCGGACGTCGCCTACCCGGGCCGCGTGCACGAGAACATCCTGCTGCAGCTGCTCCGCAAGAAGCTCGAGCCGGGCGTCGAGGAGTGGGTCGAGCGCGGGCGGGAGACGACGCGGGAGCTGCGCGGCGGCGCGAACGccgctcctcctccttccttGTCGGACGGCAGCAGTGTTGGCATTGGCGGCGGGCCCGGCATTGCTGGCGGACCTGTCGGTGCTGgcaacggcggcggcgaggccCAGCTCGAGGCGGTGTGGCGCGACGTGCGCGCGTGGACCGTCGAGCGGGTGCAAAAGTACGTCCTCGAGGAGGCGGGGGACGTGTATACCGAGGACGAGCGGCGGATGGGGGTGGAGAATGTGAGGACTGGGCTGAGGAGGGGGCTCGAGGAGGATGACGaggatgacgatgatgaggaCGAGGAGAGCGATGAGgagggcggcggtggtggtgatggggACGTGATCATGTCTGGGCAGTCGCAGAAGACGAAGAAACCGACAAAGCCAACGGGCCCGGAGCCGGAGATGCTCTTCTGGTTCGAGGCGAGGGGCGATTTCGACTTGCCGCGGAACGTGGACTTGCTGAGTCAGGCTGGTATGAAGCGCGGGCGGTAA